In the Pseudanabaena sp. PCC 7367 genome, one interval contains:
- a CDS encoding Get3/ArsA fold putative tail anchor-mediating ATPase NosAFP, translated as MSLILTFLGKGGVGKTTTAIATARAYASQGKRVLLVGQQVGNSLAQMLETELDCDPKQVQANLMAVNLVSTTLIERYWEQMRSLENQYLRTPFFKEVYGQELGILPGMDAALGLAWLRDREAEGNYDLIIYDGMGDMYALRMLGMPEILSWYLRRFRDAISVSSLGKALSPFVEPVLRSVLHVSSTEDFNKQAGEATDILSQGREAVKDADRVAAYLVTTADPIAVDVAKYLWGSAQQVGLTVAGVFGRGEFDATEFAPLPVETLADRPGELIIPDHMSPRLATPSFSIDVAAKLVKLYLPTFDKKQVKLIQSGPEITIEAGDQRHNLFLPPELAGKQATGAKFQDSHLLIYF; from the coding sequence ATGAGTTTAATCCTGACTTTTTTAGGCAAGGGTGGCGTGGGCAAAACCACCACCGCGATCGCTACGGCTAGAGCCTATGCCAGTCAAGGCAAACGAGTATTATTGGTGGGGCAGCAGGTGGGCAACTCCCTGGCGCAAATGCTAGAAACCGAGCTGGATTGCGATCCCAAGCAGGTGCAGGCTAATTTGATGGCGGTAAATCTGGTCTCAACCACGCTGATCGAGCGCTATTGGGAGCAGATGCGATCGCTGGAGAACCAGTATTTACGCACGCCATTTTTTAAGGAAGTCTATGGCCAGGAGTTGGGCATTTTGCCGGGGATGGATGCGGCGCTGGGTCTGGCCTGGTTGCGCGATCGGGAGGCCGAGGGTAATTATGATCTGATTATCTATGACGGCATGGGCGATATGTATGCGCTGCGGATGCTGGGGATGCCGGAGATTTTGAGTTGGTATTTACGGCGCTTCAGGGATGCAATTTCGGTTTCTTCGTTGGGTAAGGCACTCAGCCCGTTTGTGGAGCCGGTGTTGCGCAGTGTGTTGCATGTTTCCAGCACCGAGGATTTTAATAAGCAGGCAGGGGAAGCGACTGATATTTTGAGTCAGGGGCGCGAGGCGGTAAAAGATGCCGATCGCGTGGCGGCTTATCTGGTCACGACTGCTGATCCGATCGCAGTGGATGTGGCTAAGTATTTGTGGGGTAGTGCCCAGCAGGTGGGTTTGACTGTGGCGGGGGTGTTTGGGCGCGGTGAATTTGATGCCACCGAGTTTGCACCGTTGCCAGTGGAGACTTTGGCCGATCGCCCTGGTGAATTAATTATCCCTGACCATATGTCGCCGCGTTTGGCTACGCCGTCGTTTTCGATCGATGTGGCGGCGAAGCTGGTGAAGCTCTATTTGCCGACGTTTGATAAAAAGCAGGTGAAGCTGATTCAATCGGGGCCAGAAATCACGATCGAAGCGGGCGATCAACGCCATAATTTGTTTTTGCCACCTGAGCTAGCTGGTAAACAGGCGACGGGGGCGAAGTTTCAGGATAGTCATTTGCTGATTTATTTTTAA
- a CDS encoding HU family DNA-binding protein, with product MADLNRQDLIKGMMAEVDGLTYSMAAASLEAFLTCVSRALGDRQSVVIKNFGKFTVRDRKARRGMHPHSHKPIEIPAVSIPHFAPSPTLKQLVNQDRQQSKSGGKLLKPSSHSNISDRYPQDQL from the coding sequence ATGGCAGACCTAAATCGCCAAGATTTAATTAAGGGCATGATGGCTGAGGTGGATGGATTGACCTACAGCATGGCAGCGGCCAGTCTGGAGGCTTTTTTAACCTGCGTCAGCCGTGCCCTAGGCGATCGCCAATCGGTTGTGATCAAAAATTTTGGTAAGTTTACTGTCCGCGATCGAAAGGCCAGACGCGGCATGCATCCCCATAGCCACAAACCGATCGAGATTCCGGCGGTTTCGATTCCCCATTTTGCGCCTAGCCCCACTTTGAAGCAGTTGGTTAACCAAGATCGGCAACAGTCTAAGTCTGGGGGTAAATTGCTCAAGCCCTCTAGCCACAGCAATATTAGCGATCGCTACCCTCAAGATCAGCTTTAA
- a CDS encoding cytochrome b6f subunit PetP — MQSSNSFKIGQRVRIQGFREGVNQDMASKQGEVGTIAEPKIVDGGMGYVVEFNDSQSAWFFAEELEVAG; from the coding sequence ATGCAAAGTTCTAATTCTTTTAAAATCGGGCAGCGAGTGCGGATTCAGGGCTTCCGCGAAGGTGTAAATCAAGATATGGCCTCGAAACAGGGCGAAGTAGGCACGATCGCCGAACCCAAGATCGTTGATGGCGGCATGGGCTATGTGGTTGAATTCAACGACAGCCAATCGGCTTGGTTTTTTGCGGAAGAATTGGAAGTAGCAGGCTAA
- the panB gene encoding 3-methyl-2-oxobutanoate hydroxymethyltransferase translates to MTVTTANLQTFKERGQPITALTATEYAIAKLIDRAGVDLILVGDSLAMVALGHKNTLPVTLDQMIHHAQAVGRAVENALLVVDLPFMSYQESDEQALRSAGRVIKETQAQALKLEGGYPDMVDRVSRIVQVGIPVMGHIGLTPQAVHRLGFRKQGIDEAAAAEIFKQAEALVEVGVFALLLEHMPVELAGKITQAVPIPTIGIGAGDACDGQILVTHDLLGLSAWQPPFAPKYIDLSTIITTILQKYCQDVQDHNFPTN, encoded by the coding sequence ATGACCGTAACTACCGCCAATTTGCAAACCTTCAAAGAACGAGGCCAGCCAATTACTGCCCTCACCGCAACTGAGTACGCGATCGCAAAATTAATCGATCGGGCTGGTGTGGATCTTATTCTGGTGGGTGATTCGCTGGCAATGGTGGCGCTGGGACACAAAAATACTTTGCCAGTTACCCTCGATCAAATGATTCACCACGCCCAGGCAGTTGGTCGCGCCGTGGAGAATGCGCTATTGGTGGTAGATTTACCCTTCATGAGCTACCAGGAAAGTGATGAGCAGGCGTTGCGATCGGCGGGGCGGGTAATTAAAGAAACCCAGGCACAAGCCCTCAAACTGGAGGGGGGCTATCCAGATATGGTCGATCGGGTGAGCCGGATTGTGCAGGTGGGCATCCCGGTGATGGGGCACATTGGCCTTACGCCCCAGGCAGTGCATCGCTTGGGTTTCCGTAAACAGGGAATCGATGAAGCTGCCGCCGCTGAAATTTTCAAGCAGGCTGAAGCGCTGGTGGAGGTGGGTGTATTTGCGCTCTTATTGGAACATATGCCGGTAGAGTTGGCGGGCAAAATCACGCAGGCTGTACCCATACCCACGATCGGGATTGGCGCTGGTGATGCTTGCGATGGCCAAATTCTGGTCACCCACGATCTACTGGGTTTATCAGCATGGCAGCCACCCTTTGCACCTAAATACATTGATCTCAGTACGATCATCACCACGATCTTGCAAAAGTATTGTCAGGATGTGCAAGATCATAACTTCCCCACAAATTAA
- a CDS encoding orange carotenoid protein N-terminal domain-containing protein — MANISNYNSTIFPAIAVGNDVELATAQYKTLSTDDKLGLLWIAYTEIGRSITPAAPGAARLELAAGLLDQIKQMSYDEQLQTMRDLVEKRNTPVTRAYGVFTTNTKLGFWYVLAQLMDQKIVVPVPAGYQLSRDAKKAFETITLLEMSQQITVLRNAAAEMGVDPLF; from the coding sequence ATGGCTAACATCTCAAACTATAACTCCACAATTTTCCCCGCGATCGCTGTCGGTAATGATGTTGAACTCGCTACTGCTCAGTACAAGACACTAAGCACCGACGACAAGCTTGGTCTGCTCTGGATTGCTTACACCGAAATTGGTCGTAGCATTACTCCTGCTGCCCCTGGCGCTGCCCGCTTAGAATTGGCTGCTGGTTTGCTAGACCAAATTAAGCAAATGTCCTATGACGAACAGCTTCAGACCATGCGCGATTTGGTTGAGAAGAGAAACACCCCAGTTACTCGCGCCTATGGTGTATTCACCACCAACACCAAGCTAGGCTTCTGGTATGTTTTGGCACAACTCATGGATCAAAAAATCGTGGTACCTGTGCCGGCTGGTTATCAACTATCCCGCGATGCTAAAAAAGCATTCGAAACGATTACATTGTTGGAAATGAGCCAGCAAATCACCGTACTTCGCAATGCTGCCGCTGAAATGGGTGTTGATCCTCTTTTCTAA
- a CDS encoding nuclear transport factor 2 family protein: MTNPNQLTLAQKPPTLSPNNIQTRQISIAGIDEPNVIAYFQTLANQDFEATASLFAPDGELCPPFEDGVVGKVAIANYLAQEAIGIKPNPKEGFAEYFADGTVHLKITGRVELPWCAVNVAWRFALDRNRQITCVAIDLLATMQELLKFRNNRG, translated from the coding sequence ATGACTAATCCTAATCAACTAACGCTTGCCCAGAAACCGCCAACTTTAAGCCCAAATAACATCCAGACCAGGCAAATATCGATCGCTGGGATCGATGAACCAAACGTGATCGCATATTTTCAAACTCTAGCCAATCAAGATTTTGAGGCAACCGCCAGTCTGTTTGCCCCCGATGGTGAATTATGCCCCCCGTTCGAGGATGGCGTGGTTGGTAAAGTGGCGATCGCCAACTATTTAGCCCAAGAGGCGATTGGCATCAAACCCAATCCCAAAGAAGGCTTTGCTGAGTATTTTGCGGATGGCACTGTGCATTTGAAAATCACTGGTCGTGTAGAATTGCCCTGGTGTGCGGTGAATGTGGCCTGGCGGTTTGCTCTCGATCGCAATCGGCAAATTACCTGCGTGGCGATCGATCTGCTGGCTACTATGCAAGAGTTACTCAAGTTTCGCAATAATCGTGGCTAA
- a CDS encoding DNA polymerase III subunit delta': MAIENLDPFSQIIGQTSAVDLLKAAIKRDRIAPAYLFAGTPGIGRALTATAFATILIQDHKSTHRIHDRNHPDLLWVEPTYLDRGKLLTASQAAEQGLKRRAAPQIRLEQVRSIAEFLSKPPLESQRSIVVIEDAHTMAEAAANGLLKTLEEPGHGTIILIAPAAGNLLPTIVSRCQLIPFYRLSVAQVQLVLGKLGYSDLQLQILDLAQGSPGTALMAIDKLAEIPDEILEALEQIPAQPIAALTTAKQIAKDLDIETQLWLIEYLQNYFWRLYQGRSLHLPQIIQCLEQAHKLLNGYVQPRLVWEVTFLKMTDLRSGRLAIV, translated from the coding sequence GTGGCGATCGAAAATCTAGACCCATTCAGCCAGATTATTGGTCAGACCAGCGCCGTTGACCTGCTCAAGGCGGCGATCAAACGCGATCGGATCGCCCCTGCCTATTTGTTTGCTGGCACACCGGGCATCGGTCGAGCCCTGACCGCTACAGCTTTCGCCACCATATTAATTCAAGACCATAAATCGACCCATCGCATCCACGATCGCAATCATCCCGATCTACTCTGGGTGGAGCCAACTTACCTGGATCGTGGCAAGCTGCTCACCGCCTCGCAGGCAGCAGAACAGGGACTTAAACGTCGGGCTGCGCCCCAAATTCGCCTGGAGCAAGTGCGATCGATCGCCGAATTCTTGAGTAAGCCTCCCCTGGAAAGCCAGCGATCGATAGTGGTGATTGAAGATGCACACACAATGGCGGAAGCGGCGGCAAATGGTTTGCTGAAAACCCTGGAAGAACCAGGTCATGGCACGATTATTTTGATTGCGCCGGCGGCGGGTAATTTACTGCCAACGATCGTGTCGCGGTGCCAGCTAATTCCGTTCTATCGGCTCTCGGTGGCTCAGGTGCAGTTGGTGCTAGGTAAGCTTGGGTATAGCGATCTGCAACTCCAAATTTTAGACCTGGCTCAGGGATCACCTGGTACGGCACTCATGGCGATCGATAAACTAGCCGAAATCCCAGACGAGATTCTAGAAGCCCTAGAACAAATCCCCGCTCAACCGATCGCTGCGCTGACCACGGCCAAGCAAATTGCCAAAGATCTAGATATTGAAACCCAGCTTTGGTTAATTGAATATTTACAAAATTACTTCTGGCGGCTTTATCAGGGGCGATCGCTCCATCTGCCACAGATCATCCAATGCTTGGAACAAGCCCATAAATTATTAAATGGCTATGTGCAGCCACGATTGGTATGGGAAGTGACTTTTTTGAAGATGACAGATTTACGGTCTGGTAGGCTGGCAATAGTTTAG
- the def gene encoding peptide deformylase — MQKSLPICQLGRSAQEDLSLRGAAVPVVDIHDPLIQQLIDDAIATIKAANGVGIAAPQLGHALRLFIVASRPNPRYPEAPTMEPTAMINPVILAKSNNMVSDWEGCLSLPDRRAQVLRHQSIEVTYLDRYGNRYHQELTDFIARIFQHEYDHLEGIVFSDRLVDESELITEADYLQQISVSIA; from the coding sequence ATGCAAAAATCTCTCCCCATCTGCCAGTTAGGGCGCTCTGCACAAGAAGATCTGAGCCTGCGGGGTGCAGCGGTGCCAGTAGTAGATATACATGATCCATTGATCCAGCAGTTGATTGATGATGCGATCGCCACGATTAAGGCTGCTAATGGGGTTGGGATTGCCGCCCCCCAGTTAGGTCATGCGCTGCGTTTATTTATTGTGGCTTCGCGCCCCAATCCCCGCTATCCTGAGGCTCCTACAATGGAACCCACCGCGATGATCAATCCAGTGATCCTGGCAAAATCCAATAATATGGTGTCTGATTGGGAGGGTTGTCTTTCCTTGCCCGATCGCCGCGCTCAAGTATTGCGCCATCAATCAATCGAGGTTACCTATCTCGATCGCTATGGTAATCGATATCACCAGGAGCTGACTGATTTTATTGCCCGCATCTTTCAGCATGAATATGATCACCTAGAAGGCATAGTATTCAGCGATCGGTTAGTAGATGAGTCGGAATTGATCACCGAGGCAGACTATCTACAACAAATTAGTGTCTCAATTGCTTAA
- a CDS encoding MinD/ParA family ATP-binding protein, producing MPKVISIHSYRGGTGKSNFTANLATSVAAQGYRVGIVDTDLPSPGIHTLFGLDPQNITTTLNSFLQGSSPIEKAAYDVSAAVGLGENKRLFLVPASINADQIATVLKSGYDVKLLNEGFRRLVKALSLDYLFIDTHPGLSKETFLSIAISHILILILRPDKQDFQGTAVTVDVARQLKVRHMMLVVNKALSSLNFDALSHKVEEIYKTPVVAVFPLSEEMVQLASEGVFCVEKPDHAIAHKFASVAQQIIDQA from the coding sequence ATGCCAAAAGTAATCTCAATTCATTCCTACCGAGGCGGTACTGGTAAATCTAATTTCACCGCCAACCTAGCCACGTCCGTTGCGGCTCAGGGATATCGGGTTGGGATAGTTGATACGGATCTGCCTTCACCTGGCATTCATACTCTGTTTGGTCTTGACCCGCAGAATATTACCACCACCCTGAATAGTTTTTTGCAAGGCAGCAGCCCGATCGAGAAGGCCGCCTATGATGTTAGTGCGGCGGTTGGCTTGGGTGAAAACAAACGGCTTTTTTTGGTGCCAGCCAGCATCAACGCCGATCAGATCGCCACAGTGCTTAAATCTGGCTATGATGTAAAGCTATTAAATGAAGGGTTTCGCCGTTTAGTAAAGGCTTTGTCGCTGGATTATTTATTCATTGATACCCATCCGGGCTTGTCTAAGGAAACTTTTCTGTCGATCGCTATTTCCCATATTTTGATTCTGATTCTGCGCCCCGATAAGCAGGATTTCCAAGGCACTGCAGTTACCGTGGATGTAGCCAGACAACTAAAGGTCAGGCATATGATGCTGGTGGTTAATAAAGCATTAAGCAGCCTTAATTTTGATGCATTGAGCCATAAGGTAGAAGAAATTTATAAAACCCCAGTGGTAGCAGTTTTTCCGTTATCCGAGGAGATGGTGCAATTGGCAAGTGAGGGCGTTTTCTGTGTTGAAAAACCTGATCACGCGATCGCCCATAAATTTGCCAGCGTAGCCCAACAGATCATTGATCAAGCATAG
- a CDS encoding PAS domain S-box protein, which yields MSENIAPVDRPSSNPIAKVAGRVSIWTLLAVPQILLVTIIVGVVGFLSFRNGQRAVKDVTSQLREEVSSRVAQRLESYLHEPVLAVESSANAAKLDQLPLADLNNENLGYVERFLWQQIRLFDYMYAVYVGNDQGKFVYVKREDNGDLVAKPVETPPQRIAYLLDANGDRTVKIGTDQYNPRLRPWYEQTVALDRINWSDIYTYIGGELGITVAAPLYNRQQQFQGVVGVDYTLDLIGDFLQDLNISTNAQVFIVERSGGLVATSTTEAPFSLGRDTEPQRKLAIESNNDLTKAVANHLQDNYDKLTAFQAPMQLDFQAAGDRQFVQVLPFQDEIGLDWLIVVVVPEQDFMANINANTRITVLLCLAALIVAICIAILTSKWIVNPILNLNHAIKDISKGEWDQRVNLDRNDEVGELANSFNLMSAQLQSSFESLEARNIDLNEAKQELAQANEQMEAVLGAMPGLVAWFNNQGAYLGVNRYICETWQIEAEDLIGQKVGYLSGNVDLAKFIHAFIDSDRIAETKLVEVAINRSLRFYLLEVQKYQQGKAIVMVGIDITERRRAEEALRIAENKYRSIFENALDGIFQATPDGNYLSVNPAMAKIFGYDSPEEMLIRTREASHDVYVDASYRDRFTSLLDHVDEIEGFEYQVYRKDGSQIWIEENVRAVRSDRGKLLFYEGMVQDITRRKQEEAELRRQVQELKIEIDHQKRERDVAQIIQDDYFQELKLEADRMRLDFEDF from the coding sequence ATGTCTGAAAACATTGCCCCAGTCGATCGCCCCTCCTCAAACCCGATTGCCAAGGTCGCTGGCCGGGTTTCGATCTGGACGCTCCTGGCCGTGCCGCAGATCCTATTAGTTACCATCATCGTCGGTGTGGTGGGATTTTTATCCTTTCGCAATGGACAAAGGGCAGTAAAAGATGTTACCTCCCAATTGCGCGAAGAAGTCTCCAGTCGGGTTGCCCAACGCTTAGAAAGCTATCTGCATGAGCCAGTGTTGGCAGTGGAGTCTAGTGCCAACGCCGCCAAGCTCGATCAACTGCCATTAGCTGATTTAAACAATGAAAACCTCGGCTATGTGGAGCGTTTTTTGTGGCAGCAAATCAGACTATTTGACTACATGTATGCCGTGTATGTTGGCAATGATCAGGGCAAATTTGTTTATGTTAAGCGTGAGGATAATGGTGATTTGGTGGCCAAACCAGTAGAAACACCACCGCAACGAATTGCCTATTTACTTGATGCCAATGGCGATCGCACCGTTAAAATTGGCACCGATCAATATAATCCCCGCCTGCGCCCCTGGTATGAACAAACAGTCGCTCTCGATCGGATCAATTGGAGTGATATCTATACCTATATCGGCGGTGAGCTAGGTATTACAGTCGCCGCGCCACTCTACAATCGCCAGCAGCAATTTCAAGGCGTGGTTGGGGTTGACTATACCCTGGACTTAATTGGTGATTTTTTACAGGATTTAAACATCAGTACCAACGCTCAGGTTTTCATTGTGGAGCGATCGGGCGGTCTGGTGGCCACTTCAACCACCGAAGCACCCTTTAGCCTGGGTCGTGATACTGAGCCTCAGCGTAAACTGGCGATCGAGAGTAATAACGATCTGACCAAAGCGGTTGCCAATCACCTCCAAGATAACTACGACAAGTTGACTGCTTTTCAGGCTCCCATGCAACTTGACTTCCAGGCGGCTGGCGATCGCCAGTTTGTGCAGGTATTGCCATTCCAGGATGAAATCGGTCTTGATTGGCTGATTGTGGTAGTAGTGCCAGAACAAGATTTCATGGCGAATATTAATGCCAATACTCGCATTACTGTGCTACTTTGCCTTGCTGCCCTGATCGTGGCGATCTGCATTGCAATTTTGACTTCCAAATGGATCGTCAACCCAATTTTAAATCTCAATCATGCGATCAAAGATATTAGCAAAGGGGAATGGGATCAGCGAGTCAATTTAGATCGCAATGACGAGGTCGGGGAGCTAGCCAATTCCTTTAATCTCATGTCGGCACAACTTCAGAGTTCATTTGAAAGTCTGGAGGCGAGGAATATTGACCTGAATGAGGCAAAGCAAGAGCTGGCTCAGGCCAATGAGCAAATGGAAGCGGTGCTAGGTGCAATGCCTGGCTTGGTAGCCTGGTTTAATAATCAAGGGGCTTATTTGGGTGTCAATCGCTACATTTGTGAAACCTGGCAGATTGAGGCGGAAGATTTGATTGGCCAAAAGGTTGGCTATCTGAGTGGCAATGTTGATCTGGCCAAGTTTATTCATGCTTTCATTGACAGCGATCGGATCGCTGAAACTAAATTAGTGGAGGTGGCAATTAATCGCTCCCTGCGTTTCTATTTACTAGAGGTGCAAAAATACCAACAGGGTAAAGCGATCGTGATGGTGGGTATTGATATCACCGAGCGTCGCCGGGCTGAAGAGGCGCTGCGGATCGCTGAGAATAAATATCGCAGTATCTTTGAGAATGCCCTGGATGGTATTTTTCAGGCCACCCCTGATGGCAACTATCTCAGTGTTAACCCGGCAATGGCAAAAATCTTTGGCTATGATTCACCAGAGGAGATGCTAATTCGTACCAGGGAGGCAAGCCATGATGTGTATGTTGATGCTAGCTACCGCGATCGCTTCACCAGCCTGCTTGACCATGTGGACGAAATCGAAGGATTTGAATACCAGGTCTATCGCAAGGATGGCAGCCAGATCTGGATCGAAGAAAATGTGCGGGCGGTGCGCAGCGATCGAGGCAAGTTATTGTTCTATGAGGGTATGGTGCAGGATATTACCCGCCGCAAACAAGAAGAAGCCGAACTGCGCCGACAGGTACAGGAACTGAAGATCGAAATTGATCACCAAAAGCGGGAGCGGGATGTGGCGCAAATTATCCAGGATGATTATTTCCAGGAACTTAAGCTAGAGGCCGATCGGATGCGATTAGATTTTGAGGATTTCTAG
- a CDS encoding methylated-DNA--[protein]-cysteine S-methyltransferase, with amino-acid sequence MLEQTLTNPNQDCDTFGIALQRNQSKLSMDLSSQQNHLDRNDSQTYELISKAIEFMRDHHRDQPDLATIAAQTHLSAYHFQRLFKKWAGISPKRFSQFLTVEYAKARITQTPSLLDLSLDAGLSSSGRLHDLFVNLEAMSPGEYKAGGAGLKIWYGVHPTPFGDCLIATTSRGICNLYFIDAADQAEQELRQDWSRAELMVDQNRTRSICDRLFNSNPTDRPLSLHLKGTNFQIQVWRALLQIPSGTVTTYQNIAAAIDRPKSSRAVGTAIGRNPISYLIPCHRVIRGSGHLGGYRWGLTRKSALLGWEASQFEAQEQPQEKNQDQNL; translated from the coding sequence ATGCTTGAACAGACCTTAACCAATCCTAATCAAGATTGCGATACATTTGGGATCGCGTTGCAGCGGAACCAGTCAAAATTGAGTATGGATCTTTCCTCGCAGCAAAATCATTTAGATCGCAACGATAGCCAGACCTATGAGCTAATTTCAAAAGCGATCGAGTTTATGCGCGATCATCACCGCGATCAGCCTGACCTGGCCACGATCGCCGCTCAGACTCACCTCAGCGCATATCACTTTCAAAGATTGTTTAAAAAATGGGCTGGCATTAGCCCCAAACGCTTCAGCCAATTCCTCACGGTTGAATATGCCAAGGCAAGAATTACGCAAACTCCCAGCCTGTTGGATTTAAGCTTAGATGCGGGTTTATCTAGCTCTGGCCGCTTGCATGATCTATTTGTGAACCTGGAGGCAATGTCCCCAGGGGAATATAAGGCAGGGGGAGCGGGTTTGAAAATTTGGTATGGCGTGCATCCGACTCCCTTTGGCGATTGCCTGATTGCCACCACGTCGCGGGGAATTTGTAATTTGTATTTTATTGATGCAGCGGATCAAGCTGAGCAGGAATTGCGGCAGGATTGGTCAAGGGCTGAGCTGATGGTTGATCAAAATCGCACCAGGTCAATTTGCGATCGCCTCTTCAACTCCAATCCCACCGATCGCCCCCTATCGCTCCATCTAAAGGGAACTAATTTCCAGATTCAAGTGTGGCGAGCCCTGTTGCAAATCCCTTCCGGTACGGTCACAACCTATCAAAATATTGCCGCTGCGATCGATCGACCCAAATCATCCAGGGCAGTTGGCACAGCGATCGGTCGGAATCCGATTAGTTATTTAATTCCCTGTCATCGGGTAATTCGTGGCTCTGGGCATTTGGGCGGCTATCGCTGGGGACTGACCCGTAAATCCGCCTTGTTGGGTTGGGAAGCGAGCCAGTTTGAGGCTCAGGAGCAACCCCAAGAGAAAAATCAAGATCAAAATTTATGA
- the rnc gene encoding ribonuclease III, giving the protein MSTPSPLPQFKDPQLLEQALTHTSYAYENNLVAVNNQRLEFLGDAVVDFVVGEMLYHCYAQMAEGELTRRRSMLVDETNLARLANQINLGEKLKLGKGTDLSGGRRSPSILSDAFEAVIGAYYLDSGFAAVKIYLEGLFAPILETTRVVNSKSMFQQWVLGNISSNPPEYRIIAESGPAHNKHFTAEVVVDGKSYGVGSGHKKQEAEKQAAEAALRQVGLL; this is encoded by the coding sequence GTGTCTACCCCATCGCCGCTGCCCCAATTCAAAGATCCGCAACTATTAGAGCAGGCATTAACCCACACTTCCTATGCCTATGAAAATAACTTGGTGGCAGTGAATAACCAGCGGCTAGAGTTTTTGGGGGATGCGGTGGTGGATTTTGTGGTGGGTGAAATGCTCTATCATTGCTATGCCCAAATGGCGGAAGGGGAGCTAACCCGGCGGCGATCGATGTTGGTGGATGAAACCAATCTGGCCAGACTTGCTAATCAAATTAATCTGGGCGAGAAATTAAAACTGGGTAAGGGCACGGATTTGAGTGGTGGTAGGCGATCGCCCTCGATCCTGAGTGATGCGTTTGAGGCGGTGATTGGTGCTTACTATTTAGATTCGGGGTTTGCGGCGGTCAAAATTTACCTGGAAGGATTATTCGCGCCGATCCTGGAAACAACCAGGGTGGTGAATAGTAAATCTATGTTTCAACAGTGGGTGCTGGGCAACATTAGCAGCAATCCACCGGAATATCGGATCATTGCCGAATCGGGCCCCGCCCACAATAAGCACTTTACCGCTGAGGTGGTGGTAGATGGCAAAAGCTATGGGGTTGGTTCTGGCCACAAGAAACAAGAGGCAGAAAAACAAGCCGCTGAGGCTGCGCTGCGACAGGTTGGCTTGTTATAG
- a CDS encoding Mo-dependent nitrogenase C-terminal domain-containing protein: MTATEIPYSNTQITAWLRGLMSIAWADNDFSPSEKELLQEFTQDRHLEAFTDASSLDQLKPITPQELKEAFGDDADMAENFLRTAVMMAMVDGEYSISEDDLIQEYCEALGQEIQAIAQLRKAIQASPDEEQHPNLLEPVKEWMDHLDIKDQRLAKFICKVVPAQCPFERDVYLFGKKIMHIPAMCKINPLFDQLMGLRFKSLSYLADECGQDVSKYC; the protein is encoded by the coding sequence ATGACTGCAACAGAAATCCCCTACTCCAATACTCAGATCACCGCCTGGCTCAGGGGGCTGATGAGCATCGCCTGGGCTGATAATGATTTCAGTCCATCCGAAAAAGAATTATTACAAGAATTTACCCAAGATCGCCACCTGGAAGCATTTACCGATGCCTCTAGCCTGGATCAGCTAAAACCAATCACCCCCCAGGAGTTAAAGGAAGCCTTTGGCGATGATGCGGATATGGCTGAGAACTTCCTGCGCACCGCCGTAATGATGGCGATGGTGGATGGTGAATATTCCATCTCTGAAGATGATTTGATCCAGGAATATTGCGAGGCTTTGGGGCAAGAAATCCAAGCGATCGCCCAATTGCGCAAGGCAATCCAGGCTTCACCGGATGAAGAACAACATCCCAATTTATTGGAGCCCGTCAAGGAATGGATGGATCACCTGGATATTAAAGATCAACGGCTGGCCAAGTTCATTTGTAAGGTGGTTCCAGCGCAATGCCCATTCGAGCGTGATGTTTATTTGTTTGGCAAAAAAATTATGCACATCCCAGCGATGTGTAAAATCAATCCTCTGTTCGATCAACTGATGGGACTACGCTTCAAATCGCTCAGCTACCTGGCCGATGAATGCGGTCAAGATGTAAGTAAATATTGCTAG